The genome window AACTGATATTATCACACACAAAGATAGATAACGATTTGTGTGAAGAGCATAAGCATTTCCTATGAGTGTGTAGCCAATCAGAATAGAAAAGATTATTCATGGAGAATTATACAAAAATGTGAAATATCATGTTTCATTACCTTTTCTATTGAAGCAGGCTACAGGTCTACCGTTAAATTACACTAGTGGATGATGTTTACAGCAATAGAAGAATTGATGACGTGGTTCAAAGTGGTTTCGAAACTGAGATGACACTCTTTACCGAGAATACCGCTATGTTTCATTTCTGGAGGGAACAGTATGCATGTTGGCTTATGATAGATCACCAAGTGCAAAATCATTCACTATATTCCATTTAAGCTGCAGTGGAATATGCAGTGAAGTCCTGGAATTCAGAATTGCACCAATGAGATATCCACTGCAACGTGTGGATCAAGGAAAAATACAGTTCATCGGGCATGAGCTGAGGCGTGGAGCATCGAGCCTTATGGAACATTCGGTAATTTTCGTCTGCTCATAAGGAAATTGCGGCAGATGAGTAACCAGAAGGAAATTGCGGCAGATGAGCAATCAGGCAATGTCATTATGTCAATAGTGTTCTTCACATCACCATAATCCTCAGAAACGAGAAAGAAATAAGAAATCTATCTACTGCGTGTAACATCAAATATGTGAATACTAAAGGAGAAGCCTACTACCAAATATCCCACAAATACAAGTATACAAGGGATATATACCGGCTTCTCTGGAGCCAACGCAAATAGGCAGTGGTACACGCTTTACACGGAGCGGCAGATTTTTTCCGGTATTATCCACTATTCCAATTCATCATGGTGGCAAATGACGACGTTGAAACACTCATGAGCTCTTGGACATTGATAACCAAAGGCGAGAATACAGCGAAGTATTTCGCATAATAAGATATACGATGAATGCAAGGTAAATAGCCAGCACAACACACAAGCTGGAGCGAAGCAATACACTCCGGACATCAGTAACATAGAAAGACAGTATAAGATAACCATTGATAAGCATCAGAAATATCGTAACAATCCAACTAATCACCTGAGGAGAGCACAAAAGGAGTTAATATAACAAACTAGGATGGGCAGTGCCACTAATATTTGTGCAAAGGAGCATCATGCCATCAGACAAATAACAGCAGACTAAATACATCTACAATTGCTTGAGAGGTAGGCTAATCATATCGAATAGAGTACAGGGAGGCAGAATAACATGTCAATGGTATATATGAGAGATGACATGTCCAAGGCTAAGTTTTATGATATAAAACATTGAAGAATCATGTTAAGGCGTCTCAATTTAATAGTGCCTGAGTAAAATCAGCAACTGAAGCTAAGGAGTTTTTTTAAAGGAAAGAAATTAAGGACTCCATCACCTTTTAATTCTTTCAAATACTGAACAGGCATGATGTAGTGAAATAACAAGATCATGGTCTCATTACAGCAATGGTCAGTTCGTCATGAATTCAGAGATGAACTTTTAATAAATAAAACTCAAAGAAAAACTTACTTTGGTGATAGGACCAACTACAAAAGACCCCATGACTTGTTCCTTTGAAACAAGGGTGATGAGAGGAATTAGTGCAAATGGAATCTGTATGGATTGAAGAACATTGAGTGCCTCGTTCAGAACATCCATCGTAGGATCTTCAGTATTGAAAAATAAAGCCACAATCATAGTTGGAATAATGGCAAAACTTCGAGTAATCATTGCTCGCAACCACTTCTTCAATCGAAGATTAAGGAAACCTCCCATAACAAATTGGCCTGCATATGTGCCAGTAATTGTGCTACTCTGTCCAGATGCTAATAAACCAATTGCCCAGATATAGAGGATGGGAAAGAATGCAGTTCCGTATTTTTCCTGTAAGTACTGTCCGGCATTCTCAAGACCTATATTGTCAGCTTGTTCAGACCCATTAAATCCTTTCGCGAAAACCGTTGTGACACAGATGTTAATAAAGAAGGACACAATGAGTGCAAGAATCGACTCAATGTTGTAGTAGTACACAGCTTCTTGAACACGGGATTTCTTGTTTGTGTCAATCTTCCTGGACTGCACTAGTGCTGAATGCAAGAAAACATTGTGGGGCATGATGATGCAGCCCACAATTCCTACTGCCTGCTTAATGGTCTTTGAACTCAGTTTTGGAACCACCAAACCTGCAttaagaaataaaatgaataatgTTCTTTGCTTCTCAAGGATTCAACATAAGCAAAAGCATTTCGCTGACATGTAAGTTACCAATCAGAAGTTCCTTTCCACTAGGCTTTGTTTCACCGAACAAAACTGCAAATGACAGAGCCATGGTTGCAATCAATACACCAAAAAATGCTTCCAGTTTTCTCACACCATAATTCTCcaagaaaaggaagatgaaGCTGGAATCAGGAATATGTCACATCAGTCAAATATATATCAGTTTTGCTGAACATTTTTAACCATGAAAGGGAAAAAGCGGTTGGCTATACATAAGCAGTACCTAAGTCAAAATCAGATAAACATTGAGTAACATAAAAAGGATAAGTGTTGTCATTTATCATCATCAGAATATTTATTTAGCAGAACTCTTCTAAATATTATTTAATCCTTTCTGTTACATTCATTATTACTGATTTCATCATCCAAAGCCCGTAACCTTGTTTAGCAATTAGTAATGCAGGAGGAAGGGGTTTGACCAGGGGAGCAAATAAGCAGTAAGTAGAGGTGTACAGATAGTCGACAAGGATATGTCCATAGTATATGTCGACAGGGGAGCAGATAAGCAGTAAGTAGAggattacaagtctttaactgAAGAGAAATAAGAAATATTAAATCGACCAATAAGCATCCATTATCCTCTGACCCAAATGAAATCTAAAATGAAGTGATTGCAAAAACAACAGACCAATAGCTCGTAAACATTCTGCAGCCTACTAGATGCTGCCATCGACTAAACCAACAGAACAAACAAAATCTCAATACGAGAGCGAGCAGAGGACGCAAACAACAATAACAATTTTAGAACGCAACATGATTCAATCAGCAAGCAGCACATCCAGAAGCTACAACAATACAATACTAAGTACTGTAACTTTCAGCTGATCGGGAAGCAGACTGAAAACACCAGAAAACTGCAATCATTCATGGAATGCTTTTCTGCACCCAAAACAGCAAGTATGCATGCAGAAAAGTAAATCCGTTGTTTGAAGGTAGCCATTATGGCATCACCACACCAATTGCACAGTGAGAACCAGAGATGATACCCCAAAAATACTAAACTTTAATCAGCAAAGCAACACCAGGAAGCAAACAAGGGAGCAATCCAACTCAAAATCGGTTGACTACAAACACACCACACCAAAAAGACGCAAACTTTGTTACCTAACAACAGAGGGAACCAAGAGAATCCAAGACAGAGATCGGATGCCTGAAGGAGTAAAGGTAAGAAGAACGGACAAAAACAATTGATCGTGCGAAGAGAAGGCACAAACTTTTCTGAGATGTCATCCGCTCACGTCGAACAACAAAGCACAAATTCTACTCGCCGCATAAACCCAGCAACTGAAACGCAGCAAAAATTACAGCTTTCAGATGAGGAGATGAACAACAGTGAACTAGTGAACAACAAACATAACCTTAAATTAGGAAAGCATCAAACTTTCCTATCGAAAAAAAGAACCTCCAACTCCCCAAGCAGTAAGGAACTCTATAAATTTTCTCACAAATTCTACGCGCCATGGCAAGCCAACTTAATCAACATCAAGCCAAAAAAATCTAGGACTTTTGGGTTCAGAACCCAGAGTGAAAAGGACAGAAACGTAAGCGCTCTTGCAACCACGAGCGCGAAGTAACTCACCAATCGAGTGCGGTGATGACGACTCCGCCCCAGAGCGGCACGGTGCCTCCCGAGAGGATCTTGATGGCAATCGCGCTGCCAATCACCTCCTGTATGTCGGCGCCGACGAGCGCGAGCTCGGTCATGGCCCAGAGGGCGCGCGTGGCCCAGGGCGGGTACTCCTCGCGGCAGAGCTCGGCGAGGTGCTTCCCCGTGGCCACGCCGAGCCTCGCAGACAGCAGCTGCATCAGGGCGCCCATGACCGTCGCCCACAGCAGCAGCCACAGCAGCTGGTACCCAGCGGCCGCGCCCGCCTGCAGGTCGCCCTCCAGGTTGCCCGGGTCCAGGAACGCGATGCACATGAGGAACCCGGGCCCCGTGAAGCGCCAGAGCTTGCGCCACGAGAAGGGTGGACGCGACGTGGGGGCGCCGTCGGGCCCCTCGGCGTCGGAGTCCGAGATGCAGATGGTGACCTTGTCGTCGGAATCGTACGCGCGCTCCTCGTACTCGTCGTTcgaggcggaggaggcgccGCCCCCACCAGGGAGGAGGCTCTCGGCGAGGTCGCGGGACGCCATGGGCGGATGCGTGCGCGGGCGAGTGGGGCTGAGCGAGTGGGACTGTGGGAGGATGGCAGTTACGTTCTTGGAATTAGGATTGGTTTCTGAAAGAATTTATACtagttttttcctaaaaaatcaACTTTTTTACTCTGTCTTTTTTTTAAGAGCACTTTTTTACCATGTTATTCCCTGCTTTCTTTGTAGACGGCGATTGGCAGGTCGATAGATCATTTGTTAGCACATAAATATCactatttgtatttatttggaGAAATCGTATAGATAACATAGAAAATCGATGATCTTAAGGACAAGAGGAATCACCAAAGTTAGTACTACACGAATACATTGTTTCAAACTTTGTATTAAACACTAAACACACAGCAATGAGGAGGTACGGAAGATGCTGAGTCGTCTATATCTTAGTTTAGTTTGAGgactgtttggtagagctctgatttTGTGGTGAGAGTGATTTTATGTTGGAAGTAGGGTGGAAGTGATTttatttgtaaaatcgtttggtatgttagtggtggaagtgattcctgaggaaatattgtgttgaaatcgaggaGAATCAGTCGGAAATTAAATgaaagctagttttttcagctcccacctcGCCATACAAAACGCGTGGAATCACTCCCCGATCAACCCGTTTGACAGCGTTGGGAGTAATTTCAGCGCGGAATCAGCTCctaaaactctaccaaataagACCTTAGTTTAGTTTAACAGTGTCCCATAGACATTACGAATTTATGctttctttataaaaaaaaaagaatacccTTTTCGTACATAGGGTTAACTCCAGATTACGAATGTCAACGCATCGTACTTGTAGGTCTCCAAATATTGCCTGTACCGAGCAATGCTCCACCGTGCTGACATCGGACTATTGGAGGCACTTCACAAAAATAATCGGAGATCCTATGGAATTCTAATTGGACACGCTATGAAACTACCTGTAATCACATACTTTTCTGCCGCTTGGAGATCCTTAGTCGTGCATTTGTAACGCTTACGAGTTCAAAATTTACCGATGCACATGCTGCATTGGCCTGTAATTGTTGTTGTTTAAGCGTGACCATGATGTATGATTTATGATTGGACACCGTTAGGCAAGTTGCGCTCTCTAGTTCAGTCTAGTTGACAGGATAACGATCACTGACGAGCTCACTTTTCCTCTGAAAAGCAAAAGCTAGCTAGAAGGAACCGATACCTCTCCTTTTACTTTCTTTCCTTGTCCACTTTTAACGGTTTgatctataaaaatataaaaatagataacatacattaccatatttattaaaaaagataatatatcaatgtatttacaaatctatTACTCGTATTCAATACCACATGTtcttaaaaaaacttaaaataGTGGACTCGGGCCATATTTGATATATAAGGTATCGAATATCAGCAATAGTGTCGTATTCAACACCTCAGGTGCCGTAAATTACCTATATCTGGTATTTCAGATGTCGAATACGGTGCACGGTGCCGTATTCGGGACCTTAGGTCTCGAATATGGCCCGGCCTGTTACGCGATCACCTCCTATTTCTGCTTTCGGCGTGCGGTGTTTTCCGGTAACCTAAGGTATCAAATATAGGAAGTTTTTGGTATctaagatgtcgaatacaatgGAGCCAGTCTTTTTTCAGTGTTTATACCGAATTcagatttttgaattttaaagtgCCGAATATATATGTTAGATTTGTAAATAAGCTaatctattatctattttaataaatacgttGACATATATTATCCATTTTTGCTTTTTTACTCGCTCGATGGGCCTCGACAACTTTGCGCGTAGAATGGAAGCACCGTTTCACACTTGGAGGTGCTGCACTCGGCGTCCGTCCTCTCGGACGGTGCAATCTCACAGCGTGCCGAACCCCGTATCGTCCAAAGCTCGGTCCCCTTCGTTCGCTCGCGTGCCTTGTGGAGGGAGCCGAGCGGAGCCGTTTCCCCGTCGAGATGGCGGAGTCGCGAACGAAACCGTGCGGTATCGGCGGAGAATCGCATGGCGCCGGACGCCCCCGCGCCCACTGCCCCGCCAATCACCGTGCCGAGGACGGTGGCGTAAAGCCGTGCGAAGCGACATGCATCATCATCGTTCAAGTTGTTGACGCAGCACGAGCTTATCCTCTCTAATCCGATGGTTCCGCCATGATTTGCCACTTGCCGTCCCAATCACTCGATCGGGGTGATCGATCAGACATTCAGACGCCCCTCCCATCTGAAACGGAGCAGAGTTAATGATCGCGCACAGCATTTGCGTTCAATCTCCCAGCGGAATCAGGAATTTTTCGGTCGCTGTGCTGCTgtggacatatgggcaggttgTCGTTCCACCATTTTTTTCCATCTCTGTGAATTTGAAACGACTCCTCAAATTTAGTGTGTATTCGGATAGGATATTCCGTGCATCCAAGTTAGCAGCTGCCACGATTTTGCTCTTACCGCGCTCGTTGTGGCTGTTTGGAACCGGAGAATGTTTCATAGTCACATGTTCCACGAGAC of Phragmites australis chromosome 3, lpPhrAust1.1, whole genome shotgun sequence contains these proteins:
- the LOC133911870 gene encoding metal transporter Nramp2, whose amino-acid sequence is MASRDLAESLLPGGGGASSASNDEYEERAYDSDDKVTICISDSDAEGPDGAPTSRPPFSWRKLWRFTGPGFLMCIAFLDPGNLEGDLQAGAAAGYQLLWLLLWATVMGALMQLLSARLGVATGKHLAELCREEYPPWATRALWAMTELALVGADIQEVIGSAIAIKILSGGTVPLWGGVVITALDCFIFLFLENYGVRKLEAFFGVLIATMALSFAVLFGETKPSGKELLIGLVVPKLSSKTIKQAVGIVGCIIMPHNVFLHSALVQSRKIDTNKKSRVQEAVYYYNIESILALIVSFFINICVTTVFAKGFNGSEQADNIGLENAGQYLQEKYGTAFFPILYIWAIGLLASGQSSTITGTYAGQFVMGGFLNLRLKKWLRAMITRSFAIIPTMIVALFFNTEDPTMDVLNEALNVLQSIQIPFALIPLITLVSKEQVMGSFVVGPITKVISWIVTIFLMLINGYLILSFYVTDVRSVLLRSSLCVVLAIYLAFIVYLIMRNTSLYSRLWLSMSKSS